A region of Meiothermus cerbereus DSM 11376 DNA encodes the following proteins:
- a CDS encoding LysR family transcriptional regulator: MIERRPFPNPQALRVFLCVVQEGSVGRAALSLGMTQPGVSQHLRALEQQVGRPLFHRQGRRLVLSKTGQDLLPEARRAVQALEEFVQAAQALHRLERGRVELGASTTMAVYVLPRYLTEFKRLYPDIRIKLESGSSERLTQRLLQGEIELAVVEAVEHLEGFERQLFYEDELVVIVPPEHPWAKKEEVAPELLAEVPLIVREPGAMTFRVLGSALEQAGLEVNPVFYTDNHEVTKRLVLEGAGVGIVSNVVVRPNVKVGNLRALRIKGMELRRLFWLFYPREAGNPAAEALRNMLVS; encoded by the coding sequence ATGATTGAACGACGCCCCTTCCCCAACCCCCAGGCCTTGCGGGTGTTTTTGTGTGTGGTGCAGGAGGGCAGCGTGGGCCGCGCCGCCCTGAGCCTGGGCATGACCCAGCCGGGGGTGAGCCAGCACCTGCGGGCCTTAGAGCAGCAGGTGGGCCGTCCGCTGTTTCATCGGCAGGGCCGTCGGCTGGTGCTCAGTAAGACCGGGCAGGACTTGCTGCCCGAGGCCCGGCGGGCCGTTCAGGCCCTGGAGGAGTTTGTGCAGGCCGCCCAGGCCCTGCATCGCCTCGAGCGCGGTCGGGTAGAGTTGGGGGCCTCGACCACCATGGCGGTGTATGTACTGCCTCGCTACCTGACCGAGTTCAAGCGGCTCTACCCCGATATCCGCATCAAGTTGGAGAGCGGCAGCTCGGAGCGGCTGACCCAGCGGCTTTTACAAGGGGAGATCGAGCTGGCGGTGGTGGAGGCAGTGGAGCACCTCGAGGGCTTCGAGCGGCAGCTTTTCTACGAGGACGAGCTGGTGGTCATCGTACCCCCCGAGCACCCCTGGGCCAAAAAGGAAGAGGTGGCCCCCGAGCTTTTGGCCGAAGTGCCCCTCATTGTGCGGGAACCGGGGGCCATGACCTTCCGGGTGTTGGGGTCGGCTTTGGAGCAGGCCGGCCTCGAGGTCAACCCGGTCTTTTACACCGACAACCACGAGGTCACCAAGCGGCTGGTGCTCGAGGGGGCCGGGGTGGGCATCGTCTCGAACGTGGTGGTGCGGCCCAACGTCAAGGTGGGCAACCTGCGGGCCTTGCGCATCAAGGGCATGGAGCTACGGCGGCTTTTCTGGCTGTTTTATCCCCGCGAGGCAGGCAACCCCGCCGCCGAGGCGCTAAGAAACATGCTGGTTTCCTGA
- the glpX gene encoding class II fructose-bisphosphatase, with translation MISIERPTRNLSLDLLRSTEAAALAAARWVGLGNKNDGDQAAVDAMRLLLGTIPMRAKVVIGEGEKDKAPMLYNGEELGTGEGPDTELAVDPIEGTRLVAHGRSGAISVIAAAEKGGLFNPGPGFYAAKLVVGPEAREAINLASSPEENLRSIAKALGKRVRELTVFVLDKPRHARLIDQIRYAGARVSLHTDGDVAGALAAVLPDTGVDVLMGTGGTPEGVIAAVAVKALGGGMQMRLDPQSEEERWALVNSEYSSQRVYTLEELCPAEDTHFAATGITDGQFLRGVRYRDQHAITHSLVIRGHTGTLRYIESYHRLEKLRAISGELY, from the coding sequence GTGATTTCCATAGAACGCCCTACGCGCAACCTCTCCCTTGATCTGTTGCGCAGCACCGAGGCCGCCGCCCTGGCTGCGGCCCGCTGGGTAGGGCTGGGCAACAAGAACGATGGCGATCAGGCCGCAGTAGATGCCATGCGCCTGTTGCTGGGCACGATTCCCATGCGGGCAAAGGTGGTCATCGGTGAGGGCGAAAAGGACAAGGCCCCCATGCTCTACAACGGGGAAGAGCTGGGCACCGGCGAAGGCCCCGATACCGAGCTGGCTGTGGATCCCATCGAAGGCACCCGGTTGGTAGCCCACGGGCGGTCTGGGGCTATAAGTGTGATTGCAGCCGCTGAAAAGGGCGGGCTGTTCAATCCCGGCCCTGGTTTTTACGCAGCCAAGCTGGTGGTGGGGCCAGAGGCCCGCGAGGCGATCAACCTGGCGTCTAGCCCGGAAGAGAACCTGCGCTCAATAGCCAAAGCCCTGGGCAAGCGGGTGCGCGAACTCACGGTGTTTGTGCTGGACAAACCCCGCCATGCCCGGCTTATTGACCAGATTCGCTACGCCGGGGCAAGGGTCAGCCTGCACACCGATGGCGACGTGGCCGGGGCCTTGGCGGCGGTGTTGCCCGATACCGGAGTAGATGTGTTGATGGGCACCGGCGGCACGCCAGAAGGAGTCATAGCAGCGGTGGCGGTAAAGGCCCTGGGTGGGGGCATGCAGATGCGGCTCGACCCCCAGAGCGAAGAGGAGCGCTGGGCCCTGGTCAACAGTGAATACAGCTCCCAGCGGGTTTACACCCTCGAGGAGCTCTGCCCGGCCGAGGACACCCACTTTGCGGCCACCGGCATCACCGATGGGCAGTTTTTGCGTGGGGTGCGCTACCGCGACCAACACGCCATCACCCACAGCCTGGTGATCCGCGGCCACACCGGCACCTTGCGCTACATCGAGTCGTACCACCGCCTGGAAAAACTACGGGCGATTAGTGGAGAGCTGTACTAA
- a CDS encoding form I ribulose bisphosphate carboxylase large subunit — protein sequence MIKDKEAKYKKGGVVEYREMGYWQPDYEPKETDTLALFRITPQPGVEPEEAAAAVAGESSTATWTVVWTDRLTTLERYQAKAYRVEPVPGNPEQYFAWIAYDLALFEEGSIANMTSSIIGNVFGFKALKALRLEDLRVPVAYLKTFLGAPHGIPVERDLLNKYGRPILGATVKPKLGLSGRNYGRVVYEALVGGLDFTKDDENINSQPFMRWRDRFNYAQEAVMRAEQMSGERKGHYMNVTAADMEQVYERLEYAKEIGSVIVMVDLTMGYTALQSVSKWCHKNGMILHLHRASHATFTRQKSHGINFRVLAKWMRMLGVDHIHAGTAVGKLEGDPNLTRGYYDVLRLQHVKPDPVKGIFFEQDWGYLPAVMPVASGGIHAGQMHQLLDLFGDDVVLQFGGGTIGHPMGIAAGATANRVALEAMVMARNEGRDYLREGPQILREAAKNSPALAAALELWKDVTFDYTSTDTADVLPTPSI from the coding sequence GTGATTAAAGACAAAGAAGCCAAGTACAAAAAAGGCGGGGTGGTGGAGTACCGCGAGATGGGCTACTGGCAACCCGATTACGAGCCCAAGGAGACCGATACCCTGGCTCTTTTCCGCATCACCCCCCAGCCCGGCGTGGAGCCCGAAGAGGCGGCAGCAGCGGTGGCCGGGGAGTCGAGCACGGCGACCTGGACGGTGGTCTGGACCGACCGGCTGACCACCCTCGAGCGCTACCAGGCCAAGGCCTACCGGGTGGAGCCGGTACCGGGCAACCCCGAGCAGTACTTTGCCTGGATTGCCTACGACCTGGCCCTGTTCGAGGAAGGTTCCATCGCCAACATGACCTCCTCCATCATCGGCAACGTGTTCGGCTTCAAGGCCCTCAAGGCCCTGCGCTTGGAAGACCTGCGGGTGCCGGTGGCCTACCTCAAGACCTTCCTGGGCGCCCCCCATGGCATCCCGGTGGAGCGCGACCTCCTGAACAAGTATGGCCGCCCTATCCTGGGGGCTACCGTCAAGCCCAAGCTGGGCCTGTCGGGCCGCAACTACGGCCGGGTGGTCTACGAGGCCCTGGTGGGCGGGCTCGACTTCACCAAGGACGACGAGAACATCAACTCCCAGCCCTTCATGCGCTGGCGCGACCGCTTCAACTACGCCCAGGAAGCGGTGATGCGGGCCGAGCAGATGAGCGGTGAGCGCAAGGGCCACTACATGAACGTGACCGCGGCCGACATGGAGCAGGTCTACGAGCGCCTCGAGTACGCCAAAGAGATCGGCTCGGTCATTGTGATGGTAGACCTGACCATGGGCTACACCGCGCTTCAGTCGGTTTCCAAGTGGTGCCATAAGAACGGCATGATTCTGCACCTGCACCGGGCATCGCACGCCACCTTCACCCGCCAGAAGTCGCACGGTATCAACTTCAGGGTGCTAGCCAAGTGGATGCGGATGCTGGGGGTGGATCACATCCACGCCGGCACGGCGGTGGGGAAGCTCGAGGGCGACCCCAACCTGACCCGCGGCTACTACGACGTCCTGCGGCTGCAGCACGTCAAGCCCGACCCGGTCAAAGGCATTTTCTTCGAGCAGGACTGGGGCTACCTGCCGGCGGTGATGCCGGTGGCCTCCGGAGGTATTCACGCCGGCCAGATGCACCAGCTTTTGGATCTGTTTGGCGACGATGTGGTCTTGCAGTTTGGTGGGGGCACCATCGGCCACCCCATGGGCATTGCAGCCGGGGCCACGGCCAACCGGGTGGCTTTGGAAGCCATGGTGATGGCCCGCAACGAGGGCCGCGACTACCTGCGCGAAGGCCCGCAGATTTTGCGCGAGGCCGCCAAGAATTCCCCGGCCCTGGCGGCGGCCCTCGAGCTGTGGAAGGACGTTACCTTCGACTACACCTCCACCGACACCGCCGATGTACTGCCCACCCCATCTATCTAA
- the cbbX gene encoding CbbX protein, with the protein MTETQRGADLKTLLQETGVPEVLERLDRELIGLAPVKGRIREIAAYLVVDKLRRELGLGGSRPVLHMAFTGNPGTGKTTVAMRMATILNRLGYIRRDHLVVASRDDLVGQYIGHTAPKTKEVLKRAMGGVLFIDEAYSLYRSENERDYGQETIEILLQVMENQREDLVVVLAGYADKMEQFFSLNPGMRSRIAHHIQFPDYSHDELVAIGQLMLAEQNYYLDEAATQAFSEYVTCRMRLPNFANARSIRNAIDRFKLRQARRLFERGGQVSTDDLRRIEESDIRASRVFQECQELEKGGEHAP; encoded by the coding sequence ATGACCGAGACCCAGCGCGGCGCCGACCTTAAGACCCTGCTCCAGGAAACCGGGGTGCCCGAGGTGTTGGAGCGGCTCGACCGGGAACTGATTGGCCTGGCGCCGGTCAAAGGGCGCATCCGTGAGATTGCAGCCTACCTGGTGGTGGACAAGCTGCGGCGCGAGCTGGGCCTGGGGGGTTCGCGCCCGGTGCTGCACATGGCCTTTACCGGCAACCCCGGTACCGGCAAGACCACCGTCGCCATGCGCATGGCCACCATCCTGAACCGCCTGGGCTACATCCGGCGCGACCACCTGGTGGTGGCCAGCCGCGACGACCTGGTGGGCCAGTACATCGGCCATACCGCACCCAAAACCAAGGAAGTGCTAAAGCGGGCCATGGGTGGGGTGCTGTTCATTGACGAGGCCTATAGCCTGTACCGTTCGGAGAACGAACGTGACTACGGCCAGGAAACCATCGAAATCCTGCTGCAGGTGATGGAAAACCAGCGCGAAGACCTGGTGGTGGTGCTGGCAGGCTACGCCGACAAGATGGAGCAGTTCTTCAGTTTGAACCCCGGCATGCGTTCGCGCATTGCCCACCACATCCAGTTTCCCGACTATTCCCACGACGAACTCGTGGCCATCGGACAACTCATGCTTGCCGAGCAGAACTATTACCTGGATGAAGCTGCAACGCAGGCTTTCTCCGAGTACGTGACCTGCCGGATGCGGCTGCCCAACTTCGCCAATGCCCGTAGCATCCGCAACGCCATCGACCGCTTCAAACTGCGCCAGGCCCGTCGCCTGTTCGAACGGGGAGGGCAGGTTTCTACCGATGACCTGCGCCGCATCGAAGAGAGCGACATCCGGGCCAGCCGGGTATTCCAGGAGTGTCAGGAGTTAGAGAAAGGAGGGGAACATGCCCCATAG
- a CDS encoding ribulose bisphosphate carboxylase small subunit: MRIHQGTFSFLPDLTDEQIERQIDYILRNGWSVSIEYTDDPHPYNTYWLMWGLPMFDLKDAAGAMLEFRKCREAFPNHYIKINGFDPSPMWQAQRVSFIAHRPTQDDPGFRLKRTLWSDGRVQKYGLEPYATDKPAGERY, encoded by the coding sequence ATGCGTATCCACCAGGGAACTTTTTCCTTCCTGCCCGACCTGACCGACGAGCAGATCGAACGGCAAATTGATTACATCCTGCGCAACGGCTGGTCGGTCTCCATCGAGTACACCGACGACCCCCATCCCTACAACACCTACTGGCTGATGTGGGGCCTGCCCATGTTCGACCTCAAGGATGCGGCTGGGGCCATGCTCGAGTTCAGGAAGTGCCGCGAGGCCTTTCCCAATCACTACATCAAGATCAACGGCTTTGACCCCAGCCCCATGTGGCAGGCCCAGCGGGTGAGCTTTATCGCCCACCGGCCCACCCAGGACGACCCCGGCTTCCGCCTGAAGCGCACCCTGTGGTCGGACGGGCGGGTGCAGAAGTACGGCCTCGAGCCCTACGCCACCGATAAACCTGCCGGCGAACGCTACTAG